The genomic window GCCGACGACGTCGATGCCTCCGCCGTCGCCAAGACACTGCGGGCAAACGGCATCGTCGACACCGAGCCCTACCGCAAGCTGGGCCGCAACCAGCTGCGGGTGGCGATGTTCCCCGCGGTGGAGCCCGATGACGTCAGCGCGCTGACCCAGTGCATCGACTGGGTGGTCGAGCGGCTCTAGCGAAGCCGGGGCCAGCCCCCGCGTGTCAGCGGGGTTAACGGCGATTGTCGGTCTAGAGTGCGCACTTATCGGCTCCAGTGGTGACCTGCACGGAGCCTGCGAGGAGAAGCCATGCGGGAGCTCAAGGTGGTTGGCCTCGACGCCAACAGCAAATACCTCATCTGCGAGGACGCTGACACCGCTGAGCAGTTCAAAGTGCCCGCAAACGACCGATTGCGGTCCATTGTGAGTGGGGACAAGCCGATGCCCGAACAGCCGCCGCTGGACATTCAGGTCACCAACATGCTGAGCCCGAAAGAGATTCAGGCCCGCATCCGCGCCGGGGCGTCGGTGGAGCAGGTGGCCGCCGCGTCCGGCACCGACATCGCCCGGGTTGAGCGGTTCGCCCATCCGGTGCTGCTGGAACGCTCGCGCGCCGCCGAGCTGGCGTCGGCGTCCCACCCGGTCCTGGCCGACGGCCCCGCGGTGCTCACCCTGCTGGAGACGGTCACCACCGCCCTGGTCGCCCGCGGCCTCAACCCCGACCGCCTCAACTGGGACGCATGGCGCAACGAAGACGGCCGCTGGACAGTCCAGCTCGGGTGGCAGGCCGGCCGTTCGGACAACGTCGCCCATTTCCGTTTCACGCCCGGTGCGCACGGCGGCACCACCACCGCGATCGACGACGCCGCCAGCGAGTTGATCGACCCGGAGTTCAAATCTCCGCTGCGGCCGCTGGCGCCGGTGGCCCACATCGCCTTCGACGAGCCGGCCCAACCGGCGCCCGCCCAGCCCGAACCAGCCGCCAGCAGTCGCCGGGGCAAGCCGGCCATTCCGGCCTGGGAAGACGTGCTGCTCGGGGTCCGTTCCGGCGGCCAGCGCTAGCCG from Mycobacterium kubicae includes these protein-coding regions:
- the sepH gene encoding septation protein SepH, with translation MRELKVVGLDANSKYLICEDADTAEQFKVPANDRLRSIVSGDKPMPEQPPLDIQVTNMLSPKEIQARIRAGASVEQVAAASGTDIARVERFAHPVLLERSRAAELASASHPVLADGPAVLTLLETVTTALVARGLNPDRLNWDAWRNEDGRWTVQLGWQAGRSDNVAHFRFTPGAHGGTTTAIDDAASELIDPEFKSPLRPLAPVAHIAFDEPAQPAPAQPEPAASSRRGKPAIPAWEDVLLGVRSGGQR